The Salmo trutta unplaced genomic scaffold, fSalTru1.1, whole genome shotgun sequence genome includes a window with the following:
- the zgc:110410 gene encoding protein lifeguard 2 isoform X3, translating to MDQSKRSSEAQPPSPYSQDYGQQNTYGQQNTYGQQNTYGQQNTDGQQNTYGQQNTYGQQNTDGQQNPYGQQNTYGQQNTDGQQNTYGQQNTYGQQNTDGQQNTYGQQNTYGQQNYSSPHYGLNVGPGNIAVVSPAGQYDDMGQGLPEDQQQQWAPLPPDYSTGLEDTGCFDDQAIRRGFIKKVYLTLMIQLLVTFGIICAFLYWEALRVWSMNTYWFSFCMMAVVLVIIIALSCCVNIRRKVPFNFLALGLFTIAEGLLLGSMTVFYEAEAVMWAVGATALVSLALSVFAMQSRWDFTLISGGLWVFCWTLISFALLCGIMRSQLFHSLARVVEKAVLFKDTFIPPSNTRSLASL from the exons ATGGATCAATCGAAAAGAAGCAGTGAAGCCCAACCTCCATCGCCCTACTCTCAGGACTATGGTCAACAGAACACCTATGGTCAACAGAACACCTATGGCCAACAGAACACCTATGGTCAACAGAACACCGATGGTCAACAGAACACCTATGGCCAACAGAACACCTATGGTCAACAGAACACCGATGGCCAACAGAACCCCTATGGCCAACAGAACACCTATGGTCAACAGAACACCGATGGCCAACAGAACACCTATGGCCAACAGAACACCTATGGTCAACAGAACACCGATGGTCAACAGAACACCTATGGTCAACAGAACACCTATGGTCAACAGAACTACAGTTCTCCCCACTATGGTCTGAACGTTGGTCCTGGCAACATAGCGGTGGTCTCTCCAGCGGGTCAGTATGACGACATGGGTCAGGGTCTTCCCGAGGACCAGCAACAACAATGGGCTCCACTACCACCTGACTATTCCACCGGGCTGGAGGACACCGGCTGCTTTGATGATCAAGCTATAAGAAGAG GCTTTATAAAGAAGGTGTACCTGACTCTGATGATTCAGCTTCTAGTCACCTTTGGGATCATCTGCGCCTTTCTGTATTG GGAGGCTCTGAGGGTCTGGTCTATGAACACCTACTGGTTTTCTTTTTGCATGAT GGCAGTGGTGCTTGTCATCATCATTGCCTTGTCCTGTTGTGTCAATATACGTCGGAAGGTCCCGTTCAATTTCCTAGCCTTGGGACTGTTT ACCATTGCAGAAGGTCTACTGCTGGGCTCTATGACTGT GTTCTATGAGGCGGAAGCTGTTATGTGGGCTGTGGGTGCCACAGCACTGGTCTCCCTGGCCCTGAGTGTCTTCGCCATGCAGTCCAGA TGGGACTTCACCTTAATCAGTGGGGGCTTGTGGGTGTTCTGTTGGACTCTCATATCCTTTGCATTGTTGTGTGGAATCATGCGATCCCAG CTATTCCATTCATTGGCTAGGGTGGTTGAGAAAGCTGTCCTTTTCAAGGACACCTTCATACCACCAAGCAATACACGTTCGCTGGCATCtctataa
- the zgc:110410 gene encoding protein lifeguard 1 isoform X2 has product MDQSKRSSEAQPPSPYSQDYGQQNTYGQQNTYGQQNTYGQQNTDGQQNTYGQQNTYGQQNTDGQQNPYGQQNTYGQQNTDGQQNTYGQQNTYGQQNTDGQQNTYGQQNTYGQQNYSSPHYGLNVGPGNIAVVSPAGQYDDMGQGLPEDQQQQWAPLPPDYSTGLEDTGCFDDQAIRRGFIKKVYLTLMIQLLVTFGIICAFLYWEALRVWSMNTYWFSFCMMAVVLVIIIALSCCVNIRRKVPFNFLALGLFTIAEGLLLGSMTVFYEAEAVMWAVGATALVSLALSVFAMQSRWDFTLISGGLWVFCWTLISFALLCGIMRSQYLYIVYACLGTLLFSLYLVMDTQLILGGKHKYSISPEEYVFAALNLYLDIIGLFTMLLALIGLSR; this is encoded by the exons ATGGATCAATCGAAAAGAAGCAGTGAAGCCCAACCTCCATCGCCCTACTCTCAGGACTATGGTCAACAGAACACCTATGGTCAACAGAACACCTATGGCCAACAGAACACCTATGGTCAACAGAACACCGATGGTCAACAGAACACCTATGGCCAACAGAACACCTATGGTCAACAGAACACCGATGGCCAACAGAACCCCTATGGCCAACAGAACACCTATGGTCAACAGAACACCGATGGCCAACAGAACACCTATGGCCAACAGAACACCTATGGTCAACAGAACACCGATGGTCAACAGAACACCTATGGTCAACAGAACACCTATGGTCAACAGAACTACAGTTCTCCCCACTATGGTCTGAACGTTGGTCCTGGCAACATAGCGGTGGTCTCTCCAGCGGGTCAGTATGACGACATGGGTCAGGGTCTTCCCGAGGACCAGCAACAACAATGGGCTCCACTACCACCTGACTATTCCACCGGGCTGGAGGACACCGGCTGCTTTGATGATCAAGCTATAAGAAGAG GCTTTATAAAGAAGGTGTACCTGACTCTGATGATTCAGCTTCTAGTCACCTTTGGGATCATCTGCGCCTTTCTGTATTG GGAGGCTCTGAGGGTCTGGTCTATGAACACCTACTGGTTTTCTTTTTGCATGAT GGCAGTGGTGCTTGTCATCATCATTGCCTTGTCCTGTTGTGTCAATATACGTCGGAAGGTCCCGTTCAATTTCCTAGCCTTGGGACTGTTT ACCATTGCAGAAGGTCTACTGCTGGGCTCTATGACTGT GTTCTATGAGGCGGAAGCTGTTATGTGGGCTGTGGGTGCCACAGCACTGGTCTCCCTGGCCCTGAGTGTCTTCGCCATGCAGTCCAGA TGGGACTTCACCTTAATCAGTGGGGGCTTGTGGGTGTTCTGTTGGACTCTCATATCCTTTGCATTGTTGTGTGGAATCATGCGATCCCAG TACCTGTACATTGTGTATGCTTGCCTGGGAACCTTGCTATTTTCATTG TACCTGGTGATGGACACCCAGCTCATACTGGGTGGGAAACACAAATACAGCATTTCACCAGAGGAGTACGTCTTCGCTGCTCTCAACCTGTACCTGGACATTATCGGTCTGTTCACCATGCTACTGGCACTCATTGGACTCAGCCGTTAA